One Streptococcus sp. zg-86 DNA window includes the following coding sequences:
- a CDS encoding TM2 domain-containing protein, whose product MNYAQTFLMANMNAFPPEALPIIKEELDQLDEDAITRLLMTDIKSPTTALVCAIFLGELGIDRFYIGHKGIGIAKLALTVAAYLTLIILIGLFLLVGVYIWKLVDCFLIMKACKQANFERLMWQINQVKQDKTYATASEIKKDIVNVPTELNEVMEVTKEEISAE is encoded by the coding sequence ATGAATTATGCACAAACCTTTTTAATGGCAAATATGAATGCCTTTCCGCCTGAAGCCTTACCGATTATCAAAGAAGAACTGGATCAGTTAGATGAGGATGCGATAACAAGGTTGTTGATGACAGACATCAAAAGTCCGACAACGGCTCTCGTATGTGCTATTTTTTTGGGAGAGTTGGGGATTGATCGTTTCTATATTGGCCATAAGGGAATAGGAATTGCTAAATTGGCTCTTACAGTTGCGGCCTATCTGACCTTAATCATTCTAATTGGTTTGTTCTTATTGGTAGGGGTCTATATCTGGAAATTGGTGGATTGTTTCCTCATCATGAAAGCATGTAAACAGGCAAACTTTGAGCGTTTAATGTGGCAAATCAATCAAGTCAAGCAAGACAAGACATACGCTACAGCTAGTGAAATCAAAAAAGATATTGTTAATGTACCAACAG
- a CDS encoding DUF2785 domain-containing protein codes for MMKNRLEEKLQSEKPTYSDDEVMWLLEHIGHSDAAIRDELVYISLGRGLFEGLFTRDQFRLLVEKSLAKDYLLYRMDERGLAALTRSFTALLLGHLLEVSCLLDSPYFQLISEQEYQSIGQKAYEYLEKEQDFTGYSDNYGWVHAFAHGADLAVALVKHPFFQQEDWSRLFPIVTGIFQRLPQRFVDDEEWRLARVIYEAIKHGHLQEGILIDWIKTLHFPLETNRDFYRFSAVRSCLLEIYLQLDKENLLSGALKQVIQDWGIGD; via the coding sequence ATGATGAAAAATCGTTTAGAGGAAAAATTACAATCAGAAAAGCCAACCTATTCAGATGATGAAGTGATGTGGTTGTTGGAGCACATCGGTCATTCTGATGCGGCTATTCGTGATGAATTAGTCTATATCAGCCTAGGACGTGGTCTGTTTGAAGGGCTATTTACGAGGGATCAATTTCGCTTATTAGTAGAGAAAAGTCTGGCGAAAGATTATTTACTATATCGCATGGATGAAAGAGGACTTGCCGCCTTGACACGCTCCTTTACGGCCTTGCTGTTAGGGCATCTCTTAGAAGTTAGTTGTCTACTAGATAGTCCCTATTTCCAATTGATTTCTGAGCAAGAGTATCAGAGTATTGGCCAGAAAGCCTATGAGTATTTAGAAAAAGAGCAGGATTTTACTGGTTATTCAGACAACTATGGTTGGGTTCATGCCTTTGCCCATGGAGCGGATTTAGCAGTTGCTCTTGTAAAACATCCCTTTTTTCAACAAGAAGACTGGAGTAGACTATTTCCAATAGTAACAGGTATTTTCCAACGTCTACCTCAGCGATTTGTTGATGATGAGGAATGGCGATTGGCCCGTGTCATCTATGAGGCAATAAAACACGGTCATCTTCAGGAGGGAATTTTGATAGATTGGATTAAAACCTTGCATTTTCCTTTGGAAACCAATCGTGATTTTTATCGGTTTTCAGCTGTGCGTTCCTGCTTGCTAGAGATTTATCTGCAATTGGACAAGGAGAATCTCTTATCAGGAGCCTTAAAACAAGTGATTCAAGACTGGGGAATAGGAGACTAG
- a CDS encoding cation-translocating P-type ATPase, whose amino-acid sequence MSTEQKRQAFYTQDSDAVLRELETSERGLTTSEASKRLEQYGRNELAEGEKRSLLAKFLDQFKDLMIIILLLAAILSVVTSGGEDIADAIIILAVVIINAIFGVYQEGKAEEAIDALKSMSSPSAHVLRDGHVTEIDSKELVPGDIVSLEAGDVVPADMRLLEANSLKIEEAALTGESVPVEKDVRMTVAEDAGIGDRVNMAFQNSNVTYGRGLGVVVNTGMFTEVGHIAGMLQEADETDTPLKQNLNNLSKVLTYVILVIAAITFAVAVFIRGEHPLTGLLTSVALAVAAIPEGLPAIVTIVLSLGTQVLAKRNSIVRKLPAVETLGSTEIIASDKTGTLTMNKMTVEKVYYNGQLVDAKETIEAGLDLPLLGAVVLANDTKIDADGKLIGDPTETAFIQYALDKDYDVKAFLTQYPRVAELPFDSDRKLMSTIHPLPDGKFFVAVKGAPDQLLHRSSRVDMAGTVSPLTDEVATAIKVNNSEMAHQALRVLAGAYKIIDSIPEELTTETLETDLIFTGLIGMIDPERAEAAEAVRVAKEAGIRPIMITGDHQDTAEAIAKRLGIIDEQDAENHVLTGAELNNLSDEEFEKVVGQYSVYARVSPEHKVRIVKAWQNQGKVVAMTGDGVNDAPALKTADIGIGMGITGTEVSKGASDMVLADDNFATIIVAVEEGRKVFSNIQKTIQYLLSANTAEVLTIFLATLFGWDVLQPVHLLWINLVTDTFPAIALGVEPAEPGVMSHKPRGRKSSFFSGGVMSSIIYQGILQGALVLAVYGYAIANPVHVGDMEAIHADALTMAFATLGLIQLFHAYNVKSVYQSILTVGPFKSKTFNWSILVSFILLAATIVIEPLEAIFHVTHLDLTQWGVVLIGSFSMIIIVEIVKFVQRKLGLDKNAI is encoded by the coding sequence ATGTCAACAGAACAAAAGCGCCAAGCTTTTTACACCCAAGATTCAGATGCTGTTTTGCGTGAGCTAGAGACAAGTGAGCGAGGCTTAACAACGAGTGAAGCAAGCAAGCGTTTGGAGCAATATGGACGAAATGAACTAGCAGAAGGTGAGAAACGCTCCCTTTTAGCGAAATTCCTAGATCAATTCAAAGATCTCATGATTATTATCTTGCTACTTGCAGCGATTCTATCGGTTGTAACATCAGGTGGTGAAGATATTGCAGATGCGATTATCATTCTTGCTGTTGTCATTATCAATGCAATCTTTGGTGTCTATCAAGAAGGGAAAGCTGAAGAAGCAATCGACGCTCTGAAATCCATGTCTAGTCCCTCTGCCCATGTTTTACGGGATGGTCATGTAACAGAAATTGACTCAAAAGAATTGGTTCCAGGAGATATTGTTAGCCTTGAAGCGGGAGATGTCGTACCAGCTGATATGCGCTTATTGGAAGCAAATTCCTTAAAAATCGAAGAAGCTGCTTTGACTGGAGAATCCGTACCGGTTGAAAAAGATGTCCGTATGACAGTCGCAGAAGATGCCGGAATTGGTGACCGTGTCAATATGGCCTTCCAAAATTCCAATGTCACCTATGGTCGTGGACTTGGTGTGGTTGTGAATACGGGGATGTTCACTGAGGTTGGCCATATCGCAGGTATGCTTCAAGAAGCTGATGAGACAGATACACCACTCAAACAAAACTTGAACAATCTGTCTAAGGTTTTGACCTATGTGATTTTGGTCATTGCAGCAATTACCTTTGCTGTAGCCGTCTTTATTCGTGGTGAACATCCATTAACTGGTCTTTTGACCTCAGTTGCTCTTGCAGTTGCAGCCATTCCAGAAGGTTTGCCAGCTATTGTAACCATTGTCCTATCACTTGGCACACAAGTCCTTGCAAAGCGCAATTCGATTGTTCGGAAATTACCAGCGGTCGAAACACTTGGCTCAACAGAAATTATTGCGTCTGATAAGACGGGGACTCTTACCATGAACAAGATGACTGTTGAAAAAGTTTATTACAATGGTCAATTAGTTGATGCCAAAGAAACCATTGAAGCAGGACTAGATTTACCATTACTGGGTGCGGTTGTTCTGGCAAATGATACGAAGATTGATGCAGACGGTAAACTGATTGGTGATCCAACAGAAACTGCTTTTATCCAATATGCACTGGACAAGGACTATGATGTAAAAGCATTCTTAACGCAATATCCACGTGTTGCTGAGTTACCATTTGACTCAGATCGGAAACTCATGTCGACGATTCATCCGTTACCAGACGGGAAATTCTTCGTTGCAGTCAAAGGGGCGCCAGACCAGCTCTTACACCGTTCAAGCAGGGTAGATATGGCAGGAACGGTTAGTCCATTAACAGATGAAGTAGCCACAGCTATTAAGGTGAACAATTCTGAAATGGCGCATCAAGCGCTTCGTGTTCTTGCAGGTGCTTATAAGATTATTGATAGCATTCCAGAAGAATTGACAACTGAAACACTTGAAACGGACTTGATCTTTACAGGTTTGATTGGTATGATTGACCCAGAACGTGCAGAAGCTGCAGAAGCTGTGCGTGTGGCAAAAGAAGCTGGTATTCGCCCAATCATGATTACAGGTGACCACCAAGATACAGCAGAAGCAATTGCAAAACGCCTTGGTATTATTGACGAACAAGATGCAGAAAACCATGTCTTGACAGGGGCTGAATTGAACAACTTGTCAGATGAAGAATTCGAAAAAGTGGTTGGTCAATACTCTGTTTATGCACGAGTTTCTCCTGAACATAAAGTACGTATCGTGAAAGCATGGCAGAACCAAGGAAAAGTTGTTGCCATGACAGGAGACGGTGTGAACGATGCGCCAGCTCTAAAAACAGCTGATATCGGTATCGGTATGGGAATTACAGGTACGGAAGTATCAAAAGGTGCCTCTGATATGGTCCTTGCAGATGATAACTTTGCAACCATTATCGTAGCCGTTGAAGAAGGACGGAAAGTCTTCTCTAATATCCAAAAAACCATTCAATACCTTCTTTCAGCCAATACGGCAGAAGTTCTGACCATTTTCCTTGCAACCCTCTTTGGTTGGGATGTGCTTCAGCCAGTTCATCTTTTGTGGATTAACTTGGTAACGGATACCTTCCCAGCGATTGCGCTTGGGGTCGAGCCAGCTGAACCAGGTGTCATGAGCCATAAACCTCGTGGACGCAAGTCAAGCTTCTTCTCAGGTGGTGTCATGAGCTCTATTATTTATCAAGGGATTTTACAAGGTGCCTTGGTTCTTGCGGTCTATGGTTATGCGATTGCAAATCCAGTCCATGTTGGTGATATGGAAGCCATTCATGCTGATGCGCTGACAATGGCCTTTGCAACCCTTGGCTTGATTCAGCTCTTCCATGCCTACAATGTGAAGTCTGTTTACCAATCCATCTTGACAGTTGGACCATTCAAGTCGAAGACCTTTAACTGGTCCATTCTTGTTTCCTTTATTCTCTTGGCAGCAACCATTGTTATTGAGCCATTAGAAGCTATTTTCCACGTGACTCATCTTGACTTGACACAATGGGGTGTCGTCCTTATCGGAAGTTTCTCTATGATTATCATTGTAGAAATTGTTAAGTTCGTTCAACGGAAATTAGGTTTGGATAAGAACGCTATTTAG
- a CDS encoding DUF1934 domain-containing protein: MKIGIHNEIDLDGQLEVIEQVYEAEVVEKGDFLYLTYQNEEKERVVLKINQQECTMTRFSTPKSVMQFISNETSVTQIATPVGMQILNVVTDFYQKEEKQVTIRYALRIPQTGQDLARYKLCIQWSLS, encoded by the coding sequence ATGAAGATAGGCATTCACAATGAAATTGATTTGGATGGCCAGCTAGAAGTCATTGAACAGGTGTACGAGGCAGAAGTAGTCGAAAAAGGAGATTTTCTCTACCTGACTTACCAAAATGAGGAAAAAGAGCGCGTGGTCTTAAAAATAAATCAGCAAGAATGCACCATGACCCGCTTTTCAACTCCTAAATCTGTCATGCAGTTTATCAGTAATGAGACAAGTGTGACGCAGATTGCCACTCCAGTCGGTATGCAAATCCTCAATGTGGTGACAGACTTCTACCAGAAAGAAGAAAAACAGGTAACCATTCGCTATGCCTTGCGCATTCCACAAACAGGTCAAGACTTGGCTCGCTATAAACTTTGTATACAGTGGTCGTTATCATAA
- a CDS encoding sulfite exporter TauE/SafE family protein, whose translation MTEEMILHLIQALLVGLILWIAWTILSYAKEHKVNLGERFWTGFGIGFITDLLDTLGIGTFATTTTLFKATKLVQDDRKIPATMTTAHIIPVLVEALLFITIVEVDLLTLVAMATAAFTGAFVGARVTQHWNTQKVQRILGILLVIAAFFMVYRMVTNPGADLTTDVRGLSGWKLVLGIAFDFIVGMLMSMGLGNYAPELIFFSLMGISPAIALPVMMLNAAMIMTAGAKQFIESGRVNWPGVSGIIIGGVCGVLTAAKFLSSLDVNNLKILVVFIASYTGLSLLRSSVVSQVKEKK comes from the coding sequence ATGACAGAAGAGATGATTTTACATTTGATACAAGCCCTTTTGGTAGGGCTGATTTTATGGATAGCTTGGACAATTTTGTCCTATGCCAAAGAGCACAAGGTTAACCTTGGGGAGCGGTTTTGGACAGGTTTTGGAATTGGTTTTATCACTGATTTGCTCGATACGCTAGGAATTGGGACTTTTGCAACGACTACTACACTATTTAAAGCAACTAAGCTAGTACAAGATGATCGAAAGATTCCTGCCACCATGACCACGGCTCATATCATACCAGTCTTGGTTGAAGCGCTCCTGTTTATTACCATCGTTGAGGTCGATTTGCTGACCTTGGTTGCCATGGCGACGGCAGCTTTTACAGGCGCATTTGTGGGCGCGCGCGTGACGCAGCATTGGAATACGCAGAAGGTGCAGCGGATTTTAGGGATTTTGCTCGTCATTGCGGCTTTCTTTATGGTCTATCGCATGGTGACCAATCCTGGAGCTGATTTGACCACAGATGTCCGTGGTTTATCAGGCTGGAAATTAGTCCTTGGCATCGCTTTTGACTTTATCGTTGGGATGCTGATGAGCATGGGCTTGGGAAATTATGCACCAGAATTGATTTTCTTTTCTCTGATGGGAATTAGCCCAGCGATTGCGCTGCCCGTTATGATGTTAAATGCAGCTATGATTATGACAGCCGGAGCCAAGCAATTTATTGAATCTGGTCGGGTCAACTGGCCAGGTGTATCAGGCATTATCATTGGCGGAGTTTGTGGTGTGCTGACAGCTGCGAAATTCTTGAGTAGCTTGGATGTCAATAATTTGAAAATTCTTGTGGTCTTTATTGCTTCTTATACGGGATTATCCTTGTTGCGTTCGTCAGTTGTATCACAAGTGAAGGAGAAGAAATGA
- a CDS encoding HD domain-containing protein, whose translation MSEKVFRDPVHNYIHVDNELIYHLINTKEFQRLRRIKQLGTTSYTFHGGEHSRFSHCLGAYEIARQIVSTFEQKYAQVWDRNDSLLTMVAALLHDVGHGAYSHTFERLFDTDHEEMTCQIITNSGTEINGLLRQIAPDFPEKVASVIRHTYPNKQVVQLISSQIDVDRMDYLLRDSYFTGTNYGQFDLTRILRVIRPTENGIAFKESGMHAVEDYVLSRYQMYMQVYFHPASRSMEVLLQNLLKRAKVLYQDLQTFFESSSPRLIPFFEQSYALEDYLALDDGVMNTYFQSWIDGPDKILSDLAQRYINRKVFKSITVDTKTEAHLYILEAIVNEVGFEPSYYTAIHHNFDLPYDIYRPNAKKKRTQIEILRKDGSLIELSQLSPIVHSLAGTVHGDSRFYFPKEMLQETGIFAQQSATFLSYIHNDQFSYGEHDEY comes from the coding sequence ATGAGTGAAAAAGTATTTCGTGATCCTGTCCATAACTACATTCATGTAGATAACGAGTTGATCTATCATTTAATCAATACCAAAGAATTTCAACGGCTACGTCGCATTAAGCAACTAGGAACAACTTCCTATACCTTTCATGGTGGTGAACACAGCCGCTTTTCGCATTGTCTAGGAGCCTATGAAATTGCACGTCAAATTGTCTCAACCTTTGAACAAAAATATGCGCAGGTTTGGGACAGGAATGATTCACTTCTGACCATGGTTGCGGCCCTATTACATGATGTAGGCCACGGCGCTTACTCCCATACTTTCGAGCGCTTATTTGATACAGATCACGAAGAAATGACGTGCCAGATTATCACGAATAGTGGCACAGAAATTAATGGCTTACTGCGTCAGATTGCACCTGATTTCCCTGAAAAGGTAGCAAGTGTTATCCGCCATACGTATCCCAATAAGCAAGTTGTTCAGCTGATTTCGAGTCAAATCGATGTAGATCGAATGGACTATCTGCTACGTGATTCCTATTTTACAGGAACCAACTATGGCCAATTTGATTTAACACGAATCTTACGGGTCATCAGGCCGACAGAAAATGGTATTGCTTTTAAAGAATCGGGTATGCATGCGGTCGAAGATTATGTTCTCAGCCGCTATCAGATGTATATGCAGGTCTATTTCCACCCTGCCAGCCGTTCCATGGAGGTCTTGTTGCAAAACCTTCTAAAACGTGCCAAAGTCCTCTATCAAGATTTACAGACTTTCTTTGAAAGCTCTTCGCCACGTTTGATTCCTTTCTTTGAGCAATCCTATGCGCTAGAAGACTATCTTGCCCTAGATGATGGTGTTATGAATACCTATTTCCAATCTTGGATTGATGGTCCAGATAAGATTTTATCTGACTTGGCTCAGCGCTATATCAATCGCAAGGTTTTCAAATCCATCACCGTTGATACTAAAACAGAAGCACACCTCTATATCTTAGAAGCAATTGTCAACGAAGTAGGCTTTGAACCAAGCTACTACACAGCCATTCATCATAATTTTGATTTACCCTATGATATTTATCGACCAAATGCCAAGAAAAAACGAACGCAGATTGAGATACTCCGTAAAGACGGAAGCCTGATTGAATTATCTCAACTCTCACCCATTGTTCACTCACTAGCGGGGACCGTACATGGTGATAGTCGCT